One genomic segment of Bradyrhizobium prioriisuperbiae includes these proteins:
- a CDS encoding c-type cytochrome, which translates to MRRCLPFFGLPLFALMLSGLLLQSATAAPDVAAIKDKLELCAGCHGKEGISETPNTPSLAGQPDQFLQWQLIYFRSGARANELMGPISADLSNEDVRNLAGYFAALPPPPAATSDDNPALSEAGAKIAAQNRCTSCHTDTYAGTKAVARVARQREDYLLKALMDYKAGTRTGGGVAAMADVTYPLKEDELKALAHYLANYK; encoded by the coding sequence ATGCGCCGTTGCCTGCCTTTTTTTGGCCTGCCGCTTTTTGCCCTTATGCTGTCCGGCCTGCTGCTGCAATCGGCAACCGCCGCCCCCGACGTCGCCGCCATCAAGGACAAGCTTGAACTCTGCGCGGGCTGCCATGGCAAGGAAGGCATCTCGGAGACGCCGAACACGCCGTCGCTCGCGGGACAGCCCGACCAGTTCCTGCAATGGCAGCTGATCTACTTCCGCAGCGGTGCGCGCGCGAACGAACTGATGGGGCCGATATCAGCCGATCTCAGCAACGAGGACGTGCGCAACCTTGCCGGCTACTTCGCCGCCCTGCCCCCGCCACCGGCCGCGACATCGGACGACAATCCCGCACTCAGCGAAGCCGGCGCCAAGATCGCCGCGCAAAACCGCTGCACCTCATGCCACACTGACACCTACGCCGGCACCAAGGCCGTGGCCCGCGTCGCCCGTCAGCGCGAGGATTATCTCTTAAAAGCACTGATGGACTACAAGGCCGGGACACGAACCGGTGGCGGCGTCGCCGCCATGGCCGATGTCACCTACCCGCTGAAGGAAGACGAGCTCAAGGCGCTGGCGCACTATCTGGCGAATTATAAGTGA
- a CDS encoding PQQ-dependent sugar dehydrogenase, protein MVSRYSRRILQTLALASVIAVSGGGYAAAQLKSYKSSTKEFWTNPPNDWFLGDETEAQKGLAPPSGPPTGASDKELADLIPKIKLPPGFKIEVYASGVLQARQMAWGDKGTLFVGSFDLGNVYAITDNGGKKTVKTILKGLKMPTGLAFRDGALYVVAIDKLLRYDNAEANLDKMPEGKVVYDDMPSYVAHGWKYIAVDKEGWFYLPFGPPFNIGLPPTSLSQIRRVDPKTGNAEVVALGVRNSVGGDVDPRSGKYWFTENARDWLGDDSPSDKLNVINKLGEHFGYPYCHQGNIPDPKFAMGHTCSEFSPPAFNLGSHVAPLGMKFYTGSQFPAKYKNAMFIAEHGSWNRHKYQGGRIVVVTADTNGKNAKQEIFAEGWINGDQSYAGRPDDIIVDKDGSILVADDWAGAIYRISYKK, encoded by the coding sequence ATGGTTTCACGCTACAGTCGTCGCATTCTTCAGACCCTTGCACTAGCTTCAGTCATTGCCGTGAGCGGTGGCGGTTACGCCGCTGCCCAGCTCAAGAGTTACAAATCCAGTACCAAGGAATTCTGGACCAACCCGCCGAATGACTGGTTCCTGGGCGACGAAACCGAAGCCCAGAAGGGACTGGCGCCGCCATCGGGACCGCCGACCGGCGCCTCCGACAAGGAACTCGCCGACCTGATCCCCAAGATCAAGCTGCCGCCGGGCTTCAAGATTGAAGTTTATGCCAGCGGCGTGTTGCAGGCGCGTCAGATGGCCTGGGGCGACAAGGGCACCCTGTTCGTCGGTTCGTTCGATCTCGGCAACGTCTATGCCATCACCGACAATGGCGGCAAAAAGACCGTCAAGACGATCCTCAAGGGATTGAAGATGCCGACCGGCCTCGCCTTCAGGGACGGCGCGCTCTATGTGGTCGCGATCGACAAGCTGCTGCGTTACGACAATGCGGAAGCCAATCTCGACAAGATGCCGGAAGGCAAGGTCGTCTATGACGACATGCCGTCCTATGTGGCGCACGGCTGGAAGTACATTGCCGTGGACAAGGAAGGCTGGTTCTACCTGCCGTTCGGCCCGCCCTTCAACATCGGCCTGCCGCCGACCAGTCTCTCGCAGATCCGCCGCGTCGATCCCAAGACCGGCAATGCGGAGGTCGTGGCGCTCGGCGTGCGCAACAGCGTCGGCGGCGACGTCGATCCGCGCTCCGGCAAATATTGGTTCACCGAAAACGCCCGCGACTGGCTGGGCGACGACAGCCCGAGCGACAAGCTCAACGTGATCAACAAACTCGGCGAGCACTTCGGTTATCCCTATTGCCACCAGGGCAACATCCCGGATCCGAAGTTCGCGATGGGCCACACGTGCTCGGAATTCTCACCGCCGGCCTTCAACCTCGGCTCGCATGTCGCGCCGCTGGGCATGAAGTTCTACACCGGCAGCCAATTCCCGGCGAAGTACAAGAACGCGATGTTCATCGCCGAGCACGGCTCCTGGAATCGGCATAAGTACCAGGGCGGCCGGATCGTAGTGGTCACCGCCGACACCAACGGCAAGAACGCCAAGCAGGAGATCTTTGCCGAAGGCTGGATCAACGGCGACCAGAGCTATGCCGGCCGGCCCGACGACATCATCGTCGACAAGGACGGTTCGATCCTTGTCGCCGACGACTGGGCCGGTGCGATCTATCGCATCAGCTACAAGAAGTGA
- a CDS encoding pirin family protein, producing MIERKPFDRLGGGDHGWLKAKHHFSFGPHHDPDNMGLGALRVWNDDEIAPNTGFPAHPHANMEIITYVREGAITHQDNLGNTGRTVAGDVQVMSAGSGIRHSEYNLEAAPTKIFQIWIEPDETGGQPAWGAKPFPKADRSGRFVTLASGFAADSDALRIRAQARVLGAALKAGETAEYRFGTERNGYLVPSSGAVEVNGVRIVARDGAAIRSEAVVTVTALEDSEIVLVDAA from the coding sequence GTGATTGAGCGCAAACCCTTCGATCGGCTCGGCGGCGGTGATCACGGCTGGCTGAAAGCCAAACACCATTTTTCGTTCGGCCCGCACCATGACCCGGACAATATGGGGCTTGGGGCACTGCGGGTCTGGAACGACGATGAGATCGCGCCGAATACCGGCTTTCCAGCGCATCCGCACGCCAACATGGAAATCATCACCTATGTGCGTGAGGGCGCCATTACGCACCAGGATAATCTTGGCAACACTGGTCGCACCGTCGCCGGCGACGTTCAGGTAATGAGCGCAGGCTCCGGCATTCGCCATTCCGAATACAATCTGGAGGCGGCGCCGACCAAAATCTTCCAGATCTGGATCGAGCCCGATGAGACCGGCGGGCAGCCCGCATGGGGCGCCAAGCCGTTTCCGAAAGCCGATCGCTCCGGGCGCTTCGTGACGCTGGCAAGCGGCTTTGCCGCGGACAGCGACGCGTTGCGGATTCGCGCGCAGGCGCGCGTGCTCGGTGCCGCACTGAAGGCTGGCGAGACGGCGGAGTATCGTTTTGGCACTGAGCGCAACGGCTATCTGGTGCCGTCATCGGGCGCGGTCGAGGTCAATGGCGTGCGGATCGTGGCCCGCGACGGCGCCGCCATTCGCAGCGAGGCCGTTGTGACAGTCACCGCTCTGGAGGATTCCGAGA